A region of Mammaliicoccus sp. Dog046 DNA encodes the following proteins:
- a CDS encoding serine hydrolase domain-containing protein — protein MDRAYGYRNYELGIKHDSESMYLLGSANKFVTGMIIKQLEEEGKIHLDDNVNRYIPLFHLQQNYPITVRDLVLHTSGLPKLKANPLTHGLDSAIEDIKAKDFDPYTYHLYNYNDVNYIVLAKIIENVTHQPFQKSLDKYIIQKLNLKHTSLFDSTQHHTLFVKGYELKNNQVTYTPTRYLDKYYGAGNVYISTNDMAKIVLNFKNGHLLNKNSTQNLLAPAKFNLYPGTYRYGFYNYPKHQRYRGLFYKNDFVTYSNKNYVVSIASNKLPQPYDGQLEKHLKHIFTKILNQKLS, from the coding sequence ATGGATAGAGCTTATGGTTATAGAAACTATGAACTTGGCATTAAGCACGATTCGGAATCCATGTATTTGCTTGGATCTGCGAATAAATTTGTGACAGGTATGATTATTAAACAGCTTGAAGAAGAAGGAAAAATCCACTTAGATGACAATGTAAATCGTTATATACCCCTATTCCATCTTCAACAGAACTATCCAATTACAGTACGTGATTTAGTCTTACATACAAGCGGATTACCTAAACTGAAAGCTAATCCCCTTACGCACGGTCTAGATAGCGCTATTGAAGATATTAAAGCAAAGGACTTTGACCCTTACACGTATCATCTATACAACTATAATGATGTGAACTATATTGTATTAGCTAAGATAATTGAAAATGTCACCCACCAACCCTTTCAAAAAAGTTTAGATAAATATATTATTCAGAAACTCAATTTGAAACATACATCTTTATTTGACTCAACTCAGCATCATACTTTGTTTGTAAAAGGTTATGAACTTAAAAATAATCAAGTGACATACACGCCAACACGCTATTTAGACAAATATTATGGTGCAGGCAATGTTTATATTTCGACTAATGATATGGCTAAAATCGTTTTAAATTTCAAAAATGGACATTTATTAAATAAAAACTCTACACAAAATTTATTAGCGCCCGCTAAATTCAACCTGTACCCTGGAACATATCGATACGGATTTTATAATTATCCAAAACATCAAAGATATAGAGGGCTCTTCTACAAAAATGACTTCGTAACCTATTCCAATAAAAATTACGTTGTTTCAATTGCTAGCAATAAATTACCTCAACCTTATGATGGTCAATTAGAAAAACATTTAAAACACATTTTCACAAAAATATTAAACCAAAAATTATCTTAG
- the tagD gene encoding glycerol-3-phosphate cytidylyltransferase: protein MRRVITYGTYDLLHYGHIELLRRAKQNGDYLIVALSTDEFNKLKNKKSYYNYEQRKMMLESIRYVDLVIPENNWEQKTDDVLNYKVDTFLMGHDWEGEFDFLKEHCEVIYLKRTEGISTTQIKKELYGNE, encoded by the coding sequence ATGCGTAGAGTAATTACTTATGGAACTTATGATTTATTACATTACGGCCATATCGAGCTGTTAAGAAGAGCTAAGCAAAATGGTGACTATTTAATTGTTGCTTTATCGACAGATGAATTTAATAAGTTGAAAAATAAAAAATCATATTACAATTATGAACAAAGAAAAATGATGCTTGAATCTATTAGATATGTTGACCTTGTAATTCCTGAGAACAATTGGGAACAAAAAACAGATGATGTTTTAAATTACAAAGTAGACACTTTCTTAATGGGTCATGATTGGGAAGGCGAATTTGACTTCCTTAAAGAACATTGTGAAGTCATTTATCTTAAAAGAACTGAAGGTATCTCAACTACTCAAATTAAAAAAGAATTATACGGTAACGAATAG
- a CDS encoding CDP-glycerol glycerophosphotransferase family protein, with protein sequence MIKIIDIHAQPNLESILNSNIEASHIILKDQYTEVKENVIARLELDQSSYVVDYTNEGYYTNDSKYMGQTFINIKDWFNNITLQPNIIFEIEDLKWLVSKFKWENTFDITLNALLHLKDIKIDTHVVFDFQKKYAPSEMVLLATKTNIQDNETKFQLNKLAVLNGYQPIYRTKEVSLPPYARTLDKILFKTKFKLPNRTYQQLYKKTLNHQMQSINIYEKKQEQVKPYIVFLGFDYGYRGNSKYLFEYITKQYPKYTVYFVTEEKTGNHFIKPNDIDTQSIIEQAGVVVLESYLPDHLQPNGTIIQLWHGTPMKQLFLDSKEPKQNGSIYNYRARKYNKLKKQDYFITDVETINSQFQSAFPMEETKIIPCGYPRNQYLLEHADDKTVINETKQALNLDDEKQTILYVPTWRDIEGDHYLLDFPEEIKDNYNIIYKLHEEDMSQQTNSQQNINQFDTQELLLVADIVISDYSSTVFDALTIDKHVYLYTPDFEVYNEQRGLYRTVYDSINQNQYFDSETLFTAIYEKQYNKQDDTFINKSNHSYETITQLIEQSMI encoded by the coding sequence ATGATAAAAATTATAGATATTCATGCGCAACCAAATTTAGAATCGATACTTAATTCTAATATAGAAGCGAGTCATATAATATTGAAAGATCAATATACAGAAGTGAAAGAAAATGTAATAGCACGATTAGAGTTGGATCAGAGTTCGTATGTTGTTGATTATACAAATGAAGGTTATTATACGAACGATAGTAAATATATGGGCCAAACTTTTATCAATATTAAAGATTGGTTTAACAACATCACATTACAACCAAATATCATTTTTGAAATTGAAGATTTGAAGTGGCTAGTATCAAAATTCAAATGGGAAAACACATTTGATATTACCTTGAATGCGCTACTTCATCTTAAAGATATAAAAATTGATACACATGTCGTGTTTGATTTTCAGAAGAAATACGCACCAAGTGAAATGGTGTTATTAGCGACGAAAACAAACATTCAAGATAATGAAACGAAATTTCAATTAAATAAATTAGCTGTGCTAAACGGGTATCAGCCAATTTATCGTACGAAAGAAGTAAGTTTACCGCCATATGCGCGAACTTTAGACAAGATTCTATTTAAAACAAAATTTAAATTACCAAATCGCACATATCAACAACTTTATAAAAAGACGCTAAATCATCAAATGCAGTCCATTAATATTTATGAAAAGAAACAAGAACAAGTAAAACCTTACATTGTATTTTTAGGATTTGATTATGGTTATAGAGGAAATTCCAAATATTTATTTGAATATATAACTAAACAATATCCGAAATATACCGTTTATTTTGTCACTGAAGAAAAAACGGGTAATCATTTTATTAAACCAAATGATATAGATACGCAATCAATCATTGAACAAGCAGGTGTCGTTGTTCTAGAAAGTTATTTGCCTGATCATTTACAACCGAATGGTACGATCATTCAATTATGGCACGGCACACCAATGAAGCAGTTATTTTTAGATAGTAAAGAACCAAAGCAGAATGGAAGTATTTATAATTATAGAGCGCGTAAATATAATAAATTAAAAAAACAAGATTATTTTATAACGGATGTTGAAACAATCAATTCACAATTTCAATCAGCATTTCCAATGGAAGAAACTAAAATCATACCTTGTGGTTATCCTAGAAATCAGTATTTGTTAGAACATGCCGATGATAAAACTGTAATCAATGAGACAAAACAAGCTTTGAATTTAGACGATGAAAAACAAACCATTTTATATGTTCCAACATGGAGAGATATAGAAGGCGATCATTATTTATTAGATTTCCCAGAAGAAATTAAAGACAATTATAATATTATTTATAAACTTCATGAAGAGGATATGTCTCAACAAACCAATTCACAACAAAACATCAATCAATTTGATACACAAGAACTTTTGTTAGTTGCTGATATTGTAATTAGCGATTATTCATCAACCGTGTTTGATGCCTTAACAATAGATAAGCACGTTTATTTATATACACCAGATTTCGAAGTGTATAATGAACAGAGAGGGCTTTATCGAACAGTATATGACTCAATTAATCAAAATCAATATTTTGATAGTGAAACCTTGTTTACAGCTATTTATGAAAAGCAATATAATAAACAAGATGATACCTTTATAAATAAATCGAATCATTCATATGAAACAATCACACAATTAATCGAGCAATCTATGATTTGA
- a CDS encoding glycosyltransferase — protein MKSFTFLVHNIYHMGGTTKSISNLANILKEKGHTVKIISVFKASEQPYFNLHEDIEIEPIIEYGKSIKGLQHILFNRINKFTPLLKPKYIHPSEPGLNQFSSYIEKKIIQKIKEVDTDIIVGTRASYNLLVAHYAKKDIFKIGMEHMYLKAHDERYQQDILSAYSKLDLVTTLTKEDQQDYQAQLSQTKVIIVPNIIKETIYNLEKKNTIVAAGRFEKEKGFDLLIESIQIIADKMREKHYVLDIYGDGQEKETLNSLINHYQLNDIIQLKPTTNHLSKVLSSSKITAVPSRIEGFGLVILEAMYQNSIVVSYKGCYGPEYLIDEKVNGFLAEPQNSEEFAHDLGYIIDHYESNEIQAMIKNAQQKTTQFEDTAIYDQFIKDIQISK, from the coding sequence GTGAAGTCATTTACATTTTTAGTTCATAATATTTATCACATGGGTGGAACGACGAAATCTATTTCTAATTTAGCCAATATTTTAAAAGAAAAAGGGCACACTGTTAAGATTATTTCAGTTTTTAAAGCGAGTGAACAACCCTATTTTAATCTGCATGAAGATATAGAAATAGAACCTATTATTGAGTATGGAAAATCAATTAAAGGCTTACAACATATTCTGTTCAATAGAATAAATAAATTCACACCTTTACTTAAACCAAAGTATATACATCCGTCAGAACCAGGGTTGAATCAATTTTCAAGCTATATAGAAAAGAAGATTATACAAAAAATTAAAGAAGTGGATACAGATATTATTGTAGGTACCCGTGCGAGTTATAATTTACTTGTGGCTCACTATGCGAAGAAAGACATTTTCAAAATAGGCATGGAGCATATGTATTTAAAAGCACACGATGAACGCTATCAACAAGATATTTTAAGTGCATATAGTAAACTAGATCTAGTTACAACTTTGACTAAAGAGGATCAACAAGATTATCAAGCACAGTTGTCACAAACTAAAGTGATTATAGTGCCTAATATTATTAAAGAGACGATATATAATCTTGAAAAGAAAAATACAATTGTCGCTGCAGGACGATTTGAAAAAGAAAAAGGCTTTGATTTATTAATTGAAAGTATTCAAATCATAGCGGATAAAATGAGAGAAAAACATTATGTGTTAGATATATATGGTGATGGACAAGAAAAAGAGACGTTAAATTCACTGATCAATCACTATCAACTTAATGACATTATACAATTGAAACCAACGACAAATCACTTATCTAAAGTATTGTCATCAAGTAAAATAACTGCCGTCCCATCTCGTATTGAAGGCTTTGGCTTAGTTATATTAGAAGCTATGTATCAAAATAGTATCGTTGTGAGCTATAAAGGATGCTATGGTCCAGAATACTTAATTGATGAAAAAGTAAATGGCTTTTTAGCAGAACCACAAAATAGTGAAGAATTTGCTCATGATCTTGGATATATCATTGATCATTACGAAAGTAACGAGATACAAGCGATGATAAAAAATGCACAACAAAAAACAACACAATTTGAAGATACAGCTATTTACGATCAATTTATAAAAGACATTCAGATCAGCAAATAG